The following DNA comes from Chloroflexaceae bacterium.
GTAAGGAGAGCATGCCAATGTCCACGATGTTTGCTCCGCTTGAGGCGGTGATGACGCCAGAAATGTACGCGAAGGTTGGCGAGCGGTTTGGGGTTCCTGGCGACATGGTGCAGAAGGGCATCAACGTCGCCCTTCCGCTGCTGACCCGGGGACTGTCTATGGCCGCCGACACCCCTGAAGGTCAGGTCGCGATTGCTGAGGCGGTAAAGGAAGCTGACGCGGGAGTGCTGGGCAACCTGACCAGTTTTCTGGGCTCGCTGAGTGGAAGCGAAGCCGGCGCAACCATGTTGACGCGACTCTTCGGCGATGAAAGCCGTGTCGTGACCGCAGGGATCAAAGAGGCTACCGGACTTGATATCACGCCGGTCGTCGGGATGCTCGGCCCGCTCATCCTCGGCTTCCTCAACAGCACTGCGCAGAAAGAAGGCATGGACACCAATGCGCTGATTAAGAAGATCAAGAGCGAGGCGCGCAGCGTCGAGCGGCGCAAGAGTGACGAGGCCACCCTGGTCAACGACGTGCTCGGGAAGGTCACCGAGGTGCGCGCGATGAAGGGGCGCTTCTCGGCCCAGGAGTGGGCGCAGGTGCGCAACGGGCCGATGGCGGCCACGACCCTGGTGATCGCTGCCTCGCCCTCCAGCGCCGGCAAGACGGCCCAGGAGATGGCCGCGGCGCTGGACTCGGTGCGCGAGTCGGTGAAGGATGCGGCTCCGACCAGCCTGCTCGCGGCCCTCTACCACCCTGGCGTGGATGATCTGACCGCCGAGGGCATTACTGACGCGCTGGGGGCGGCGAAGCAGGCGGCGGCGCTGGTGGAGAAGAACGTTCCAGAGGAGGCTAAGGCGTACAAGGAGTTGCTGGTGAAGGCCGCCTACGCCGCGGCAGAGTCGGTCAAAGAGGGCGGGTTCCTGGGGATCGGCGGCAAGAAGGTTACGCCCGAGGAACAGGCGGCGATTGACGCCCTCGTCGCCGCCCTAGGGGTATAGCCCCGGCCTTCTTGCCGCGAGGGTCCGCGAGGGCTGCGCCCTTCCAGGAACTCTCCCTCGCCGGTCGGTTGTGAGGGGGGTGGGGAAACCTGGTTGCCCCACGCCCCTGCCCGAGGGAAGGGTCCGGGAGGGCTGCGCCCTCCCCGTAGCGTTTCATCGAAACAAGGGAGTCCTCATGCGCGTCGTTGCGCGCCTCGCCGCATTACTGCTGGCCGTGCTGGCAGCAGTCTTTCTCGGCATTGGCCCGGCGCGGGCCCAGGATGTCAGCGTCTCGCCCGACATCGGCCCCCCCGGTACGACCTTTCACTTCAGCACCGGCGGCTTCGCGCCCAATGAAATCGTGCGCGTGGCGTATCGCACCCCCTCGGGGCGGGTCCTCCGCTTCGCCGATAGCGCCGGCTTCGATATTAACCTCTTCGCCGATAGCGCCGGACGGGTGACGTGGAGCTATACCAGTTCGCCAGACGCCGAGTCGGGGGTGTACATCGCCGAGGCCAGCAACATCGGCGAGCGGGTGCAGCGGCGCCTCGGCTTTGTGATCCAGGCTGGCGCCGTGCCCCAGGAAACCCTGCCCCCCGTGCCGCAGGGCAGCGTGGTGGTGCGCCCTAAAGTGGGGCCGCCCGGCCAGTTGTTTGTCTTTCGCGCCGGCGGCTTCAAACCCACCGAGCGGGTGGGCATCTGGCTGCACTCTCCCGATGGGAGCGTTTCGACCCTGACCATCGACATCAGCGGGCGCGCCGTGTTCTTTGCCGATCGCAACGGCGACCTGCAATGGACCGTGGGAACCCGCGCCGATACTCCCGAGGGGCGCTACGTGGCGGTCGCGGCAGGTACAGTCAGCGGCGAGGTGCGGATCGCTGATCTGATCGTTGATCGAAAGGCCGGTCAGAGCGCGCCCGGGCCGACCGACAACGCTTTCGTGACGCCGGTTACGGGGCCGCCGGGTACCAGCTTCGCCTTCACGGCCACGGGCTTCTTGCCCCTGGAGGGGATCGGGATCTGGATCCACCGGCCCGATGGCAGCATTGCCGCCATCAGCGCCGATGGGGCCGACGTGCAGGCCGATCGCGCCGGCGCGGCACGCTGGAGCGTCACTGCCGGCCCGGGACTTGCCGCTGGCGTGTATGCCATGGTCGCCGAGGGCATCATCAGCACCCAGGTGCGGGTGGTGCGCTTCGAGGTGCGCCCCTGATACCCATGTCGCCCCCTGCTCGCGGAGAGGGGCTGAGAGAGCCGCGCCCGCTCGGAGCGCAAGGGGAGGATCCGGGAGGGCTACGCCCTCCCAGGAGAATCTAACCCGACCATCGGGGGCGCCGGGTTGCCCATCCCCCGCCTGCCCGCGGAGAGGGGCTGAGAGAGCCGCGCCCGCTCAGAGCGCAATCGGATCCAGGTTATTGGATTGCGCTCTAATATAGCCACTCCTCGATATGGTAGAGGGCCACGCGGGGGCGCCCGGCGGTGGCCGCGCGCGCGCCGGTTTTCAACTCTTCAAGCTGGGCTGCGAGTTCAGCGGGGGACAGGGGCGTGAGGCCCAGGGTGCGGGCGCGGCGCGCGTAGTCGCTATCGTCGGCCACGATCAGCGGCGAGATGTAAACCAGGTCGTCCGCATCGAGTTCCATGGCCGAGAGCGCCGCCAGCGACCGGGCCACGTGCCGGCGCGCGAGATCGGCCCCGCCCGCCCCGGCCAGCAGAATGACACCCACTTGCAGGCCCACCGCTTTCAGTTGCACCACCGTTTCGACCCCCTGCTGCGGCGAGCCGGGCTTGTTGAGCAGGCGGAACACCGCGTCGTCGCCGCTTTCCAGCCCGATGTAGACCCGTCGCAGCCCCAGGTCGCGCAACTCGGCGTACTGCTCGCTGCTCTTCCGCGCAGCGCCGAAGATGTCGAGGAAGGCGTAGAAGTCGGGGGAAGGTCCCTCCTCGCCGCCGGGAAACTCCTCGCGAATGACTGCGAACAGCTCGCGCAGGCGCGGCTGGGGAACGATAAGCGCATTCGCGTCGCCGAGAAAGATCGAGCGCCGCAGGCTGATGCCGCGCCCGAGGAAGGCTTTGACCTGGCGAATGTGCTCCCGCAACGCCGCAGCCGTCTTAATCCGGAAGCGCCGATCGCGATAAAAGCTACAGAAGCTGCAGCGGTTCCAGCTACAGCCCTCGGTGACCTGTAGCACCAGGGCGCGATACTGATCAGGCGGGACAATGCTGACCGGCCGGTAGATGCGTAGAAACCGTTCCCGATCCGCGCGCGCGCGGGCCTCGTCCCAGGCCAGAATATGCTCAAGCCAGGCGCGCACCTCGTCCGATACCGATTCGGCAATGCCGGCGGCGATGCGGCGCACATGCTCGCGCACGGTGGCGCGCAATTCAGTCGCCTCGTCGTTAGAGAGGAGTCGGCGCAGCTTAGACGCGCCGGGGCGGGAGACCTTCATGAGGATCAGCCCCGACAGCCCGAAGCGGTAGTTGCAGCCATTGAGGAAACAACTCACCGGCCGCCCCTCACGGTCGAAGACGAAGGTGGCGCGCAGGTTGTCGGAAAGCGTCAGCGCCCACGGCTGCGCATTGACATAAATGTTGCCTGTC
Coding sequences within:
- a CDS encoding DUF937 domain-containing protein, with product MSTMFAPLEAVMTPEMYAKVGERFGVPGDMVQKGINVALPLLTRGLSMAADTPEGQVAIAEAVKEADAGVLGNLTSFLGSLSGSEAGATMLTRLFGDESRVVTAGIKEATGLDITPVVGMLGPLILGFLNSTAQKEGMDTNALIKKIKSEARSVERRKSDEATLVNDVLGKVTEVRAMKGRFSAQEWAQVRNGPMAATTLVIAASPSSAGKTAQEMAAALDSVRESVKDAAPTSLLAALYHPGVDDLTAEGITDALGAAKQAAALVEKNVPEEAKAYKELLVKAAYAAAESVKEGGFLGIGGKKVTPEEQAAIDALVAALGV
- a CDS encoding radical SAM protein produces the protein MNTQGTAVAPATQVISTPQTGNIYVNAQPWALTLSDNLRATFVFDREGRPVSCFLNGCNYRFGLSGLILMKVSRPGASKLRRLLSNDEATELRATVREHVRRIAAGIAESVSDEVRAWLEHILAWDEARARADRERFLRIYRPVSIVPPDQYRALVLQVTEGCSWNRCSFCSFYRDRRFRIKTAAALREHIRQVKAFLGRGISLRRSIFLGDANALIVPQPRLRELFAVIREEFPGGEEGPSPDFYAFLDIFGAARKSSEQYAELRDLGLRRVYIGLESGDDAVFRLLNKPGSPQQGVETVVQLKAVGLQVGVILLAGAGGADLARRHVARSLAALSAMELDADDLVYISPLIVADDSDYARRARTLGLTPLSPAELAAQLEELKTGARAATAGRPRVALYHIEEWLY